The Canis lupus familiaris isolate Mischka breed German Shepherd chromosome 1, alternate assembly UU_Cfam_GSD_1.0, whole genome shotgun sequence DNA window GGATCTCTATGTGTCCCATGTCTCCCTGAGGTGGTCTCAGCTCAGTCACCCTCCCACCTGTCCCCACAGCTCTTCGAGGGCATGAAGGCGTTCAAGGGCAGCGACCAGCGGGTGCGCCTCTTCCGACCCTGGCTCAACATGGACCGGATGCTGCACTCAGCCTTGCGCCTCTGCCTGCCGGTAGGTGCCCTGGCTGGCTCCCGGGAGGAGGGGGCCAGGCAGGTGGGGCAGCACCCTGACTCATGAGAATCCTGCCCAGAGTTTTGACAAGGTCGAGCTGCTTGAGTGTATCCGCCGGCTTGTGGAAGTGGACAAAGACTGGGTTCCTGAGGGCAAGGATACCAGCCTCTACGTGCGGCCTGTGCTCATTGGGAACGAGGTGAGCCTGACTCCAGGGTGGGGTTGAGAGGGGAGGTCCTGAACCAAAGGGCTGGGAACtccaggggagaggaagagaggggctgggggcctggattCCTGCGTCCCTAATGtccccctctgcccaccacaGCCCTCCCTAGGTGTCACCCAATCCACGCAAGCTCTCCTGTTTGTCATTCTCTGCCCCGTGGGTGCATACTTTCCCGGAGATGCCATGGACCCCGTGTCCCTCCTGGCCGACCCAGCGTTTATCCGGGCCTGGGTGGGTGGGGTCGGTGACTACAAGCTGGGGGGGTAAGTAGTCCCTCCCCCAACCCTACAGGTCCAGTACACTGCATGTCCCAGACACTGGGTGTCCATTTGTGGCTTTGGATATCAGTTGTCCTTCCCTCTCATCTCACACGATTGGGGACAGCTCTGCTTGTCCGTTGGGATTGGATGTTGTTGACACTGTGGTGGAACGCTTGAGGGGAGAGGGtctgtgctaagcactgtggACAAATCAGCTCAGAATTTGATTGGTTGAAAGTTGGTGGAGAGACTAGAATTGATGTTTACACTTAGTCCAGGTAACCTCCCCCAAACATCAGgcgcccccacctccccagccccacgTGCAGCTCTCATCACCCCCTGGGCCTCCAGTGATCATCATCCTACATGTGGACTTTTCTGTACATCTGTGGCCAGGGACCTCAGCTCTCCAGGGCCGGGTGGGTCCCCCACAAGGTGACCGAGGCAGCAGGCAGGGAAAGGGTTAGGGGGTGTGAGGATTCAGGTCCTTTCCATGCACATATATTGTAAGGTCTCCTGAGGGTCAGGCCCTATGCTGGGTGAAGCTGGGGACACAGATGATTCGGGTCCAGGCCCTGCCTTCCAGGGGTTCCCAGACTGGTGGGAGCCCCAGGATCTGGAGCAGCACATGCTGGGGCACTGTAAAAGTTCCCCAGACAGGGCAGTGCCCCCCTCAACTGAGTCCAAGGAAGGAGACCATTTCCTGGTTAACCGTGTTGCTCTCCACCAGGAATTATGGGCCCACAGTACTTGTGCAGCAAGAGGCGAAGAAGAGGGGCTGTGAACAGGTCCTCTGGCTGTACGGGCCGGACCACCAGCTCACCGAGGTGGGCACCATGAACATCTTCATCTACTGGACCCATGAGGATGGGGGTGAGCCCTCCCATGACCCTCACCCGGGCCCTGGTGGGAGTGGGTATATCAGAACTCTCGGGGGTTGGGGTGGGTTTGGGTGGCTCCTGAGATGGGAAGGTGCGCCTGAGGGCGTGAGGTCATGCCACTAATGCCTCATACTTGACCCAGTGCTGGAACTGGTGACCCCCTCACTGGATGGTGTCATTCTGCCCGGAGTAGTCAGACAGAGTCTACTGGACCTGGCAAGGACCTGGGTGAGGGCGCTGTGTCTTTGGGTGGCTGGGATGATGGGGTGCTGCTGTGTTGGAGGCCTGCATTTCAAGGCTCCCAGAGGGGGCTGTGGCATACTAGCAgatctctgccccttctctctgggGGATCTGTCTCCTCAGGTCTCCTTGTCACTGTtctcagggagggagaggcaggactCTGCGGCAAGGGGTGCCTCTGGGTCATGTGTATTGCTCCCTCAGGGTGAGTTCCGAGTCGTTGAGCGTAAGGTCACAATGAAGGAGTTGTTGCGGGCGCTGGAAGAGGGACGGGTTCGGGAAGTCTTTGGCTCAGGCACAGCTTGCCAGGTCTGCCCTGTGCACCAGATCCTGTACCAAGGCAAGGTGAGATGGGGCTGCCATTGGTGACGGGGGAGAAGAAGGGGGTTCTGGTCGTCATGGCACTGTCTTTTCCAGCATTTGCGCATTCCCACCATGGAAAATGGGCCCGAGCTTATCCTCCGCTTCCTGAAGGAGCTGAAGGAGATCCAGGTGAGGTGCACTGGCGGAGAAGTGGGTTGGATGTTTGTTCCCCAGGGAAGTTCACGTCCCATGAGCCTCTGGACTGGgagccctcctcccctgcagacCCAGGAGCCAGTAATGGCAATAAGGGCCCTTGTATGAGCCTCTGTGGCCTTCAATACTCCTTGGGGCTACATGACCCATTCCTGGGAGCGTCTAAAACACTGACTTGAGgattccccttccctccctctctgtggctCCTGTGTGCCCTTGCAGTGGGGACCCCTTCCCAGGGACCCCTGGGGCTTCGGGCCCGTGTTCTGGCTGCAGAAACCCGGCACAGAGCCCCTGGAGCACCTGGCTTTTGCTTTGGCTGTTTACAAGACTGCCCAGCGGTATTTACTCTTATAAGCCCCTAGATGGGTTTGCATTCATCTCGGCAGAGATGGCTTTGCTGAGAGCCTCTGGGCTCCTTCCTTGGCACTCAACCTAGAACTGCCTTTCCTGTGTGCTTCTGTCAAGTCCTGTGCATCGGGACCCTGAACACCACCACCCCTCACTACTTGGGACTTAGCTGCAAACGGATTATTTTTTAGCCCCAGAGCCTTCCAGGCTTTACAGTAACTCTTTGCAGAACTACGTCTCTCTTAAGCTTCTGCGCCAAGTCTCCtttaaacctctgagccaaccGGGCTACGGTTCCTCCTCCCTCCGGCTTCGGCCAGCTTCCGGGAAGTGGACTACATTTCCCATGAGGCCCCGGGGCGCAACTCCGCCACCATTTCGCCGGAGACGCCCCAGGGCTTTCTGGGACTTGCAGTTGGCTTTCCTCTCACGCCTCGCCTCCCTTGTCCCGCAGTACGGAACAAGAGCCCACGACTGGATGCTCCCGGTATGACAGCGCCCTGCCCTACCTCTCCTCGGACCCACCCTCCCGTAGCATCCAGCCCTCGCCGGACCCTCCCCTCCCTACCGATGACTCACCTGAAGTGcaatatgaaatataaaaggcCGGGGGCTGCCGGGACGCCTGGGTCTCTGGCGCCCCCACATGGCCTCTACACTCCCAAAGCCATAAGGGCCGGACCCAGAGCATCTAGGCCCCTCGCCCCGCCTCTCAGACCTTGGTGGGGGATCTGGGCTCCCCGCTGCTCCGTGTCTGGGGGCCAAGGATGCCCTTTGGCCCCCCCGACTCCACATCTCTCCGTTCTCAGGCCGGATCTCCCGGtgctgctttgatttttttttttttctcctgctgcaattttgaaataaatgccAAAGAACAAGCCATGAGCTGTGATCTCCAGTGATTCAACTTAGGGACTCTAGGGTCTTAACAGGGAATCCCTGTCCTGggctcttttcattttctaagaccCAGCAATCCAAGCTCCCAGAGACCTGGCGATCTCTGACATGGGAGATTTTTTTCCACCTCATCATACGCTGAGTTTAGCCTCTTGCGGTGACTAACCCATGCCTCCTCTACTTCCCCATCCTTGGGACAGCCCCAGTCTCCAGCCCTGGCTGTCTCCTCCGCTGTATCCTCTGGCCCTCCATCAGCTCAGTTCTTGTCTTCTCCTACCTGGATCCCCGCCCCACCTAACCCGCTCTCTGCATCCAGTTTGGCTCTCAAAGGGTCTTGTATACACAGAGCTGCCTGTGCTCACTGTCTTCTAAGGGCTTCCTAGCACCCACAGCCAATAGTGCAGATAGCAGGCCCTGGCGGGTGTGGACTGAGGTAGGATACTCTATCCTTGGGAGGGTGAACCTCAGAAATCTATAAAGTATAGTCCCCATATACTATGTCATGCTTTTGTATCCCAATCTTGGCTCTTTCGCACATGCACTTTAATAATTATGTGTAGGTGTAGAGAGCCAGACATTAGGACCAGCCTGATGTAGGAAAATGTTGGGGAAATGTTTTATTACACCATGGGGACAAGACCCGtggacagaaagagctgccctggggtcatgagCAGTGGCCCATTAATACTGTCAAGCTGGGAGGAGGTTAGGGACAGCATAGCCTCCCAGgtattttggaagcaaggtttcgaGGACCACTTCctgggggctagctattgttgggaaagggTCATTTATACTGTCTAATAAAACTGAGTCATGAGACCCGTCAGATGTACATTGGTGGGTCATTTGCTTGGGGGATGATCACCAACAGGTGTCTTGAAGcttctgaaggatttttttttttaagatttatttattcatgagagacacacacacagagaggcagagacataggcagagggagaagcaggcttttcgcaggagcctggtgcaggactcgatcccagatctcaggattatgctctgagccaaaggcagccacccaactgctgagtcacccaggcatccctctgaggGAATTTTTATACATTAGAGTAGacttacagggcagcccgggtagttcagtggtttagcgctgcatttggtctagggcatgatcctggagacccaggatcaagtcccacgtcaggctccttgcatggaggctgcttctccctctacctgtgtctctgtctctctctgtgtgtctctcatgaataaataag harbors:
- the BCAT2 gene encoding branched-chain-amino-acid aminotransferase, mitochondrial isoform X4, whose product is MTKEPHQKPDPSKPLVFGKTFTDHMLVVEWKEETGWGQPRIQPFQNLTLHPACSGLHYSMQLFEGMKAFKGSDQRVRLFRPWLNMDRMLHSALRLCLPSFDKVELLECIRRLVEVDKDWVPEGKDTSLYVRPVLIGNEPSLGVTQSTQALLFVILCPVGAYFPGDAMDPVSLLADPAFIRAWVGGVGDYKLGGNYGPTVLVQQEAKKRGCEQVLWLYGPDHQLTEVGTMNIFIYWTHEDGVLELVTPSLDGVILPGVVRQSLLDLARTWGEFRVVERKVTMKELLRALEEGRVREVFGSGTACQVCPVHQILYQGKHLRIPTMENGPELILRFLKELKEIQYGTRAHDWMLPV
- the BCAT2 gene encoding branched-chain-amino-acid aminotransferase, mitochondrial isoform X1 gives rise to the protein MAAAALGQIWARKLLPVSWLLCGPRRYASSNFKAADLQLEMTKEPHQKPDPSKPLVFGKTFTDHMLVVEWKEETGWGQPRIQPFQNLTLHPACSGLHYSMQLFEGMKAFKGSDQRVRLFRPWLNMDRMLHSALRLCLPSFDKVELLECIRRLVEVDKDWVPEGKDTSLYVRPVLIGNEPSLGVTQSTQALLFVILCPVGAYFPGDAMDPVSLLADPAFIRAWVGGVGDYKLGGNYGPTVLVQQEAKKRGCEQVLWLYGPDHQLTEVGTMNIFIYWTHEDGVLELVTPSLDGVILPGVVRQSLLDLARTWGEFRVVERKVTMKELLRALEEGRVREVFGSGTACQVCPVHQILYQGKHLRIPTMENGPELILRFLKELKEIQYGTRAHDWMLPV
- the BCAT2 gene encoding branched-chain-amino-acid aminotransferase, mitochondrial isoform X2; translation: MAAAALGQIWARKLLPVSWLLCGPRRYASSNFKLFEGMKAFKGSDQRVRLFRPWLNMDRMLHSALRLCLPSFDKVELLECIRRLVEVDKDWVPEGKDTSLYVRPVLIGNEPSLGVTQSTQALLFVILCPVGAYFPGDAMDPVSLLADPAFIRAWVGGVGDYKLGGNYGPTVLVQQEAKKRGCEQVLWLYGPDHQLTEVGTMNIFIYWTHEDGVLELVTPSLDGVILPGVVRQSLLDLARTWGEFRVVERKVTMKELLRALEEGRVREVFGSGTACQVCPVHQILYQGKHLRIPTMENGPELILRFLKELKEIQYGTRAHDWMLPV
- the BCAT2 gene encoding branched-chain-amino-acid aminotransferase, mitochondrial isoform X5 translates to MESLVSKIWARKLLPVSWLLCGPRRYASSNFKLFEGMKAFKGSDQRVRLFRPWLNMDRMLHSALRLCLPSFDKVELLECIRRLVEVDKDWVPEGKDTSLYVRPVLIGNEPSLGVTQSTQALLFVILCPVGAYFPGDAMDPVSLLADPAFIRAWVGGVGDYKLGGNYGPTVLVQQEAKKRGCEQVLWLYGPDHQLTEVGTMNIFIYWTHEDGVLELVTPSLDGVILPGVVRQSLLDLARTWGEFRVVERKVTMKELLRALEEGRVREVFGSGTACQVCPVHQILYQGKHLRIPTMENGPELILRFLKELKEIQYGTRAHDWMLPV
- the BCAT2 gene encoding branched-chain-amino-acid aminotransferase, mitochondrial isoform X3; translated protein: MESLVSKIWARKLLPVSWLLCGPRRYASSNFKAADLQLEMTKEPHQKPDPSKPLVFGKTFTDHMLVVEWKEETGWGQPRIQPFQNLTLHPACSGLHYSMQLFEGMKAFKGSDQRVRLFRPWLNMDRMLHSALRLCLPSFDKVELLECIRRLVEVDKDWVPEGKDTSLYVRPVLIGNEPSLGVTQSTQALLFVILCPVGAYFPGDAMDPVSLLADPAFIRAWVGGVGDYKLGGNYGPTVLVQQEAKKRGCEQVLWLYGPDHQLTEVGTMNIFIYWTHEDGVLELVTPSLDGVILPGVVRQSLLDLARTWGEFRVVERKVTMKELLRALEEGRVREVFGSGTACQVCPVHQILYQGKHLRIPTMENGPELILRFLKELKEIQYGTRAHDWMLPV